DNA from Kluyveromyces marxianus DMKU3-1042 DNA, complete genome, chromosome 8:
tcCAGCTCCAGGAGGTAGACTCCTGAGAGGAGCGAGCACGGCGTAATCCAATGGTCTTTGCCGTTTGGGACTCGTCTCCTGCTAGGCTTCCTGCTAGGTTTGTCCACTGAGCTGTGTGCGTGAGTAGGGATAGACCCACCAGTCGGCCTGGCTAGTGGTGGGTTGTCCCGCCTAGCACCTGTCTAGCACCTCCCTGTTCACCGTTCCTGGTGCAACCGCACGCTGGCGTCCCCGTTAGagcaccagcaccatcCTCTCCAGGTGATTCCGCATCCCAGGACCAGGACACAGTGTGGGAAGGATCTCTCACcaactttttcaaaatttcaagGTTTACATGTTCAAACAGTTGGAAATGAGCTTAGGTTAATaaaatactactacttGATGTTATAGTGATTTGATAGCGTTTGTGTAGATATAACGATTTGAATATAGAGGATTTCTGAAACAGCCAAGCAAGGAAACACAACCTACGATGTCCCAAGCCAAGATTTTGTCCCAAGCTCCAACTGAATTGGAATTGCAAGTTGCTCAAGCTTTCATTGACTTGGAAAACAACTCTCCAGAATTGAAGGCTGATTTGAGAGCTTTGCAATTCAAGTCCATCAGAGAAGTATGTGAATGAATAAGAAAACACTGTGATGTGCATGACTGTGGGAACGACGTGAAGAAACAGATAGTATAAGAGACCATACGATAGAAGAGGCCGTGTgtgagaaaaaaaacctCCCCGCCGTAACAATATAGCAATGAGACCACTCGAGACCATATGGGAACGCCAGTGGAAACAACTCCGTATCACTCCGCAGGGCATGTTGGGATACACCCAGTATAGCCCAGATAAACACCTTAACGAACAGGAATTATTTTAGAAGAAAAGTGCTCTAAGAACATAAGCTAAGATACACATTGAAGAAGTCTCTCGTTTCATACCGACGTACCAGCATGCACTAAGCTGTCATTATCAACAGAACTCCCCCTTCCCGAAGATCATTTTACTAACTTATTTTCTACCTCACCCATTTTTATTAAACAGATCGATGTCGCTGGTGGTAAGAAGGCCTTGGCTATCTTCGTTCCAGTCCCATCTTTGGCTGCCTACCACAAGGTCCAAATCAAGTTGACCAgagaattggaaaagaagttcCAAGACCGTCacgtcatcttcttggctgaaagaagaatcttgCCAAAGCCATCCAGAAAATCCAGACAAACTCAAAAGAGACCAAGATCCAGAACTTTGACTGCTGTCCACGACAAGATCTTGGAAGACTTGGTTTTCCCAACTGAAATTGTTGGTAAGAGAGTCAGATACTTGGTTGGTGGTAACAAGATCCAAAAGATCTTGTTGAACTCCAAGGACGTCCAACACATCGACAACAAGTTGGAATCTTTCCAAGCCGTCTACAACAAGTTGACCGGTAAGCAAATTGTCTTTGAAATCCCAAGTGAAACCCACTAAATCAATTGATAGTTTATTTTGTCAATAATCATCTATTAATCTAACAAAGAAATTTTAAGTTTTATTTGCATAAAACCTACTTctgtttgtattttgtaCTGTATTTTAGTGAGTTTTGCTCATATAAGTTCGAAATGATAACCttatataaaaataaaatataagCTCTTGGGGCCCCCTTATTAAATTTTGGGATCATGCTTAATCCTAAAATATCGATATAGTTACATATCTGATTGATCTTAACTATCATGTTTAGAACCCATCTTCGTGGGTTCAACTAAAAGGTATAACAACTACAGTTGTTACCATGCCaaaatatgatgatgatgatgatgatgattataaTCATGAATAGAAAAAGTGCAGCAATCACAGTGACGATTATGTGTATATACAGGTTACATTTCCAGATGCGACCCAAACCAGTAGTATCCCTCTGTCTGTTTGCCtctgtttgtttttgttgtgtttttttggctCTAATTATTATGTTTCGGGTTCGTGTGGCTATTAGCTGAAGATGAATTCATTACTCGATCTTGTTCATCGGCCATTAGTATCTTGATAATTAAAACTATCCCTTCCATCATTACAGCATATTTAGTCAGTCGTAGAATACCAATCACTACATCACCAAGCAATGAACTGAACAGTGACTGCAGCGATGATATTAAAATAGTAGCACAGCATCCCAAGAGGAATGATGGAATATGTAACTGGTTATAGGGTGTTACTTTGATATGTCGCTGCATAGATATTGTGAATGATTTCATTGGTTGCAATTAATAAATGAATGCACTACCATGCAAGTAGGGAATCCTGCCTTTTTATACAGGTAAGTTATCTCAGCCTCTCCTTTATGTACGGAATAATATAACTTAAAACCATAATAAtcttgtttttcctttaaaaCATAATTAAAGGTACGGTGCATTGATAACAGGAAGGGAACAATGCACGATGCAGGtgaaaaataattaaagaaaaaaaaaatatttggaCAATAAGATAAACGGTATACAAAGTTGGTTTGGTGTCCAACATTcccaagaagatgaaatagGGTGTAACCATGACTTTTAGTAGGGAAATAGGATATAATATTAGGGTTATTTTCATTATGTTATATAATACTATactattttatattattgtaTAAAATGTTTTGTCAAAAATGCAATATTGTTCGCTATGCTAATGAGAAAATGGTTCGGCGTGTGAGTAGTACTTGGAAATATTTACGccctccttcttcttctactagGCATAGCGATCTTTCTTTGGGGAGGGAATTGAGGGTTCCCTTGAGGGGTACCTGCAGGTTGCGAGTTGAAAATCGATGCTGGGTTTTGAGGGCCAGAGGAGAACATCGAAGGTGAATTGCCTTGTGGAGCGGGTGATCCAAAAATTGTTGAAGGGTTTTGAGGTTGCTGGCCAGCAAAGTTGAAGTTTACCACATTTGATGGATTGAAAGATTGTGTGGGTGGAACTGCACTTGGACCTGGATTTGGGAAACCAGCGCTACCAAGAGATTGGATTTGTGGTGTTGATGAAGCAGAGCTGCCGCCAAATGTGAATGGCACATTAGGCTGGTTTGAACTAGCACCGAACGCAGGGGAATTGTTGGTGGTGCTAGGGCCGCTTCCTCCAAATGCAAATGGTTTTTGGGTCTGTTGGGCAGAAAAGTTGAAAGCGCTTTGAGATGGTTGCGGTGCACTTATATTGTTTTGGCCTGTTGGCTGGAGGGTATTGTTGCCAAATGAAAATCCCCCGGCCGATCCATTACTGCCTGCTGCAGACGCAACATTTGAACCATCGGAAAATGGAGTTGGGGAACTCTGCTTATTGTCATTTTTCAACCCGCTCAAATCGAACTTAAACCCTCCCGATGTTTTCTGTTCATTTTGTGTTTGAGATCCAAATACTGGAGGTTTTGCAGTATTCTGCTTGTCATCATTCACTGTTGTACTTCCAAACGAAAATGACGGTTTTGACGTAGCAGCTGTTTCTGCTGGTTTATTAGCGCTAGAGGCCCCAAAGGAGAATGAGGGAGTTCCCTGAGTGCTTGTATTGTTTGTACCGTTCGCAGTTGGTGCACTTGTACCGAATGTGAAGCTGGGCTTCGTAGCATTGTTATCAGTTACTGTTTCGATCTTCTTCGTGGCAGTTCCTCCAAATGAGAAAGTAGGTGTTTTCTCCTTTGCTTGATCATTTGCACCAGTGGCAGCAGGCGCACTTCCGAAAGAAAATGCTGGCTTTGATGGTTGTGTGGCTTGTGATGTAGTAGAACCAAAAGAGAATGCAGGTTTTATTGCGCTAGGATCGGAACCAGAAGTGGCTTTGGTTTCAGCCCCAGCTTCCTTCCCAAAGGAAAAGGTTGGTGTTGTTGCTTTTGTGGCTtcagaagaaggttttCCAAAGGAAAATGCTGGTTTAGCTTGATCTTCTGCAGAAGGATTGGTAGTATTGGCAGACTCcgttttgttgttttcattaGTTTTCCCAAAACTGAATGTCGGTACCGCCACTTCTTTATTTACAACATCTTTCTGTTTCTCATTGTCATTACTAGTAGTTGAACCAAATTGGAACAAGGGTTTTGGTGTCTTACTAATCTCTGCTGTGTTTCCTACTTGTGGTTCATCAGTAGACTCTTTAGCTTTGCCGAAAGTGAATGATGGTATTTGTTTCGTTGTCTCATCTGGTTTTGTAGAGTTAGTTTTGGCACCAAACTTGAAAAGACTATTTGTTTTACCCACAGAATTGTTTTCAGTTTTATCGGCTGTTGATACAAGACCAGAGATTGGCACAGATTTGTCTTTCGATGAGGAGTCGTCAGAGggttttgaaaacaaagttgGTAATTCCTTTTTGCTCTCATCCTTTGAGCTTTTTGTTGCACCGAAAGAGAAGGATGGTACAACTGGGTCCGGTTTAGAAGTGTTAGATGAAGCACCtccaaaagagaatttcGGAGTATCTGAAGGTTTTGCGGCGATAGGGTTTCCGAATGAGAATGGCTTCGGAGCAGCAACAgctgatgctgatgctgcAGTCTTGGATCCAACTTCGTTGTCTTCCGAAGTACCCaactctctttttttccttgggagctcttcaatatcatcattatcattatcatcatcaccgCGCTTGGATACTTGGGCAGGGGCTAGCTTATTGGCACCTGTATTAGTATCTGGTTTGCCTCCAAATGTAAAAGCTCTCGATGCAGCAGGTTTTGTAGGGGTGTCAGTAGCGTCGGGGGAATTTGTATCACTGGTAACAAAGTCGAACCCTATGCTTGGAGCATTGACAAACAACggtttcttctctgatATGCTCTCCTTCACCAATGGTTTTAGTGATAGTGGCGCTGCGGCTGCGGCTGCGGCTGCGGCGGACTCCTTTTTATTGGAttcgttttctttgaaaagcGACTTGCCTTGTAACAGTTTACTTTGAATTCCCGTCAATGTAGATCCTACGGATGTTTCCGATTGATCAGAtgcagatgatgatggtttCTTCAACGAGGAGCTCTGTTTTAGAAGAGCACGGGACAATTTGGGAGAGTCCATATTCCCAGCCGTTGCTGCAGACGACTGTTTCGCTTTGACATTGTTTTTCAGTATATCATATTCAGATAAATCGTATTGGAAGTCGCCCTTCCATCTCTTCGTCTTACTTTTCTTGACTGctgaattcttcttcaagctcGTGCTAGCAGCGGTTGTGCTTTTCAACTGGTGCTTTCTGCCACTTGCAGCAGGCTTTCCATCTGTAAGCAGCCCATGGTCATGGTCATGGTCATGGTCATAGCTATAGTTGTAGTCTAGCGATAGCAAATGCCTTTGCAGTAGCGGGTACTGTCTAGCACGACGTAACTGCTGCATTCTTAGCAATCTCAACCGCTGCTTCGGTTCTATCGTTAACACTGGAGGACGCAAGTCGTATCCCGAGGAGTCTCCCTCGTACAAAAAGATGCTGGGTCTCTTGTCCGCTTCACGATCGTCGTCGAGATTAGCCAGGTTCATAGACGATGAATTATTATCCAATTCTTCGTCATTCCACACAAGATTATCGTACGCACCTAGCCGACGTTTTTTGCCTTTAATCACCACAGAACCGGAATCGCTTACTTCTCCCGGGTCGTCACGCGAGTCATCCTTATTGAATTGGGAACCGCCATCGTCTTCTGAATGTTTGCTAAACAACGATACTAGCGTCGATGAAATCGACCTTTTCGGCTTCTGTTTCTCAGAAATCCCCACCGACATGTACCTTAGATGATGCTCGTCGTCGCGTCTGTCGACTTTCTCTACCAATGTCTCGATGATCGACGGCCACGCCCTGCTATCGAgtgttgttttgttctgATATTGTAGTGATGTTTGTATAGTTAACGATGTTGATTGAAGTACTTTTTTCTTGCTTGATGATAGTGGGACGGAAGGtgtataataaaaaaaaaaaaaaaaaaaaaaagaagcagTAGTGCCAGTACAGTGATAATTtcagtcacgtgattgATTTTGACGTTGCCTGGATAGACCAGGCCAGATCGGTCTTTAAACCGCAGCAGTGTTCTCCACCGCCGTGGCCGTGTGTTGTGTCAGCCAACCGCTCGGATCTCCTCGATCTCTCCTCCACCACATACCTATGTCTATACATCATTATGAATCTTCATTTTATATTCAAATCTCAATTCCAGTTCCTGACATGAAAACTGTAAATTGCAACCTTAAAAGAGGGTTACAAGGTTCAAGGCATGACAAGGGATGGATATACAAGAGGTGTACAAGAGGTATATTGGAGATACAGAGGTGTACAGGAGACTAGAACCACTGGAACCAAGGGCAGGGCCTTAGCCTTGGCTTTGGTCCTGGTCTTGGCCCTGGCACATCGCCCCGCGTAAAttcaattttctttttcgcctttttttttttttggcgTTGAGTTCCCATTTTCGGCAGATCCTATGAGGCATCCATTACTCATTCATGGTTCAATAGCCTTTCCTTCCCGTTGGTGTTTGTCGGTCAGTCGAGAATGGCAATAGTTTTTCACgatgcaaaaaaaaattggcACGGTATGTAGgctttatatatagtatataaATAGTTCATACACGTCAGAAGAATGGAAAATAGAGATTTGCATTCGAGAGCAATTAATTAATCAAATTAAAAGTagagaattgaaaagaattgaaattgGATTGAATTGGATTGAATCACATCGTTCAGGATGGGCGAGACGTGGATCAACAAGCAGCGTTCTGTACGTGTTATTGCGGTTTGTCTGATTGCGTTGACAGCGCTATTGGTGCTTTTCCAAGGTGCATCGT
Protein-coding regions in this window:
- the RPS7A gene encoding 40S ribosomal protein eS7, coding for MSQAKILSQAPTELELQVAQAFIDLENNSPELKADLRALQFKSIREIDVAGGKKALAIFVPVPSLAAYHKVQIKLTRELEKKFQDRHVIFLAERRILPKPSRKSRQTQKRPRSRTLTAVHDKILEDLVFPTEIVGKRVRYLVGGNKIQKILLNSKDVQHIDNKLESFQAVYNKLTGKQIVFEIPSETH
- the NUP1 gene encoding FG-nucleoporin NUP1, producing the protein MSVGISEKQKPKRSISSTLVSLFSKHSEDDGGSQFNKDDSRDDPGEVSDSGSVVIKGKKRRLGAYDNLVWNDEELDNNSSSMNLANLDDDREADKRPSIFLYEGDSSGYDLRPPVLTIEPKQRLRLLRMQQLRRARQYPLLQRHLLSLDYNYSYDHDHDHDHGLLTDGKPAASGRKHQLKSTTAASTSLKKNSAVKKSKTKRWKGDFQYDLSEYDILKNNVKAKQSSAATAGNMDSPKLSRALLKQSSSLKKPSSSASDQSETSVGSTLTGIQSKLLQGKSLFKENESNKKESAAAAAAAAAPLSLKPLVKESISEKKPLFVNAPSIGFDFVTSDTNSPDATDTPTKPAASRAFTFGGKPDTNTGANKLAPAQVSKRGDDDNDNDDIEELPRKKRELGTSEDNEVGSKTAASASAVAAPKPFSFGNPIAAKPSDTPKFSFGGASSNTSKPDPVVPSFSFGATKSSKDESKKELPTLFSKPSDDSSSKDKSVPISGLVSTADKTENNSVGKTNSLFKFGAKTNSTKPDETTKQIPSFTFGKAKESTDEPQVGNTAEISKTPKPLFQFGSTTSNDNEKQKDVVNKEVAVPTFSFGKTNENNKTESANTTNPSAEDQAKPAFSFGKPSSEATKATTPTFSFGKEAGAETKATSGSDPSAIKPAFSFGSTTSQATQPSKPAFSFGSAPAATGANDQAKEKTPTFSFGGTATKKIETVTDNNATKPSFTFGTSAPTANGTNNTSTQGTPSFSFGASSANKPAETAATSKPSFSFGSTTVNDDKQNTAKPPVFGSQTQNEQKTSGGFKFDLSGLKNDNKQSSPTPFSDGSNVASAAGSNGSAGGFSFGNNTLQPTGQNNISAPQPSQSAFNFSAQQTQKPFAFGGSGPSTTNNSPAFGASSNQPNVPFTFGGSSASSTPQIQSLGSAGFPNPGPSAVPPTQSFNPSNVVNFNFAGQQPQNPSTIFGSPAPQGNSPSMFSSGPQNPASIFNSQPAGTPQGNPQFPPQRKIAMPSRRRRRA